From the genome of Clostridia bacterium:
CGATCCCGGCGTCCCGCAGCACCGCCTTGGCCCGCGCGAGCTCCGCGTCCAGGTCGGGTTGACGGTAGCCGCTCACCGCCTGCCGCGTCTCCCGGAGGGCGTCGCGGGCGGCGCGTTCGATGTCGGCCACCTCCGCCGCGGCCCGCTCCGGCTGGCCGGGGAGCAGTCGCTGCGCGAGCTGCGCCTTCAGGATGATGACCGAGAGCGAGTGGCCGAGAAGGTCGTGCAGGTCGCGCGCGATGCGCAGCCGCTCCTCCGCCGCGGCCAGGCGCGCCACGTCCTTCTGCGCCCGCTGCAGCGCCAGCATGACGTCGAAGAGCTGGCCGAGGCCGACCATGGCCATGCCCAGCATGCCGACCTGCACGCCCGCGGAGAGGACCATGGTCCACGACTGCCGGCCCAGGACGTACGTGACGCAGGCGAGGACCGTCGAGACCGCCACGGCCATCGCCCCGTGCCGGAGCGGGCGGATGAAGCCGGCGATGACGGACGCGTAGATGAAGAGGCCGTCCCACGAGGATCCGAACGCAAGCACGAGCGGCACGGCGAGGCCGAGCATGACGGCCACACCGAGAACCCGCCAGCGGTCCCGCCATGTCGGCCAGATGAGCGGCAGCGACATCGCATAGGCGGCGATGAACACGGCCAGCGCCGCGCCTCCGACGAGACGCTGGGCGGCCGTGCGCTCCGGCCGCAGAAGGTCCTCGACAGGGAACATCATGAAGATGAGCCACAGGAGGTTCGTGTACCGGCCGCGCCGGACGTACGGGTGCCACGCCTCTGCGAAGGGCAGTTTG
Proteins encoded in this window:
- a CDS encoding sensor histidine kinase, which translates into the protein KLPFAEAWHPYVRRGRYTNLLWLIFMMFPVEDLLRPERTAAQRLVGGAALAVFIAAYAMSLPLIWPTWRDRWRVLGVAVMLGLAVPLVLAFGSSWDGLFIYASVIAGFIRPLRHGAMAVAVSTVLACVTYVLGRQSWTMVLSAGVQVGMLGMAMVGLGQLFDVMLALQRAQKDVARLAAAEERLRIARDLHDLLGHSLSVIILKAQLAQRLLPGQPERAAAEVADIERAARDALRETRQAVSGYRQPDLDAELARAKAVLRDAGIACTVHGEAGPLAPEVASALVFALREATTNVLRHSGASRCWIRLERQGGGVRLVVEDDGKGPGPLDVVDLAETDATALGNGLAGITERVQARGGRVAFARSPGSGFRVEAWLPEDGDGALAGEAVGR